The Terriglobus sp. TAA 43 sequence ATATCGTGCAGGGCGATGTGATCGTCCTTGAGCCGCGGCGATTACCCGCGCGCATGGCGGCTCGCCGCGTCGCTTACGAGATGGGCGAGGAAGTTGGAGGCACGGTTGGTTATCAGGTGCGCTTCGATGAAAAAGTCAGCTCGAAGACGCGACTGCGGTTTGTCACAGAGGGAATTTTTCTTCGTCGCTTGATTGCTGATCCTGCATTGACTGGCGTCGGTGCAGTGGTGCTGGATGAATTTCACGAACGACATCTGGATGGTGATCTTGCGTTGGCGCTGCTGCGACGGGTGCAGCAGACGTCGCGGCCCGATCTGAAGATCGTGGTGATGTCGGCGACGCTGGATGCCGCGCCCGTTGCGGAATTCTTTGGTGGATGTCCTGTGATGGACGCACCGGGACGCATGTTTCCATTGACGATTGCATACATGCCGCAGGCTGCCGAGCCGTTGCATATACAGGTGCGCACGGCAGTACAACGACTGATGCACGAAGGGCACCGTGGTCATGCGTTGGTATTTCTGCCCGGCGCTGCGGAAATTCGTCGGGCTATGCGTGAGTGCGAAGGTGTTGCGCAAAGCTATGGCTTATTGATGTTGCCTTTGCACGGCGATCTCTCACCTGCGGAGCAGGATCGTGCAGTTGGACCATCGACGCAACAGAAGCTGATTCTGTCTACAAATGTTGCAGAGAGTTCTGTCACAGTGGAAGGCGTTACCGCAGTGATTGATAGTGGTCTGGCGCGCATTGCATCGCATTCACCATGGATGGGATTGCCGACGCTGGAGATCAAGCGTGTCAGTAAGGCAAGCGCGAAACAGCGTGCGGGGCGAGCAGGAAGAACTGCGCCTGGGCAGGTGCTGCGGCTGTATTCGGAGATGGATTTTTCGCAACGCGCAGAGCATGATGTGCCTGAGATTTTGCGCAGCGAGTTATCGGAGCTTGCGCTTTCATTGCGCGCCATGAAGCCAGCGTTGCGTGCGGAGGAAGTCGCATGGCTCACACCGCCAGAGGCGGCAGCGCTCTCGCAGGCGGAGATGTTGTTGAATCAACTTGGTGCCCAAAATGAGATGGCGCGACAACTGGCGCGCTATCCGCTACCTGTACGGTTGGCACGCATGATGGTTGCGGCGCAGGGGCGCGGTGCGGCAGCGGAGGCGGCAACGGCAGCAGCGCTGTTGAGCGTTGGCGGAAATGTTGAACGCAACGATTTGCTGGCCGCGATGGATGCGCAAGTCGCGCAGCCCGATCCAAAGGTGCAACAGACGGAACAGCAGCTTCGTCGCATCGCCGGTGTTGCCGCGGGTGCGAGGCACAGTTCATCGGATGAGCCTCTACTGCTTTCTGTGCTGCAAGGATTTCCGGATCGAGTAGCGAGGAAACGCAACGGCAAAGAGATGTTGCTGGGCAGTGGCGGCTCCGCGGAAGTACAAGGCGACGCATTGCCTTACGAGTTTGCTGTCGTGATGGATGCAGAAGACCGCAGTGACCGCCCTTTGCCATTGGTACGAATGGCTTCGCGCATCGAGCCAGACTGGTTGATTGATCTGTTTCCGGAACGCGTGAAAGAGGAAGAGACACTCACATGGAATCGCAATGCGGAGCGTGTGGAAGCCGTAACCTCGTTGCGGTACGACGGTCTGTTATTGCAGGAGTGGCGTGATGCGCGCCCTGATTCGGAACGCGCGGCGAAGCTCCTGGCCGCGCAGGCTGTGGCTGCAGGTGCAGGGCGTTTTCTGGATGCGGAGGCGATCGAGAACCTTCAAGCTCGTGCCTCGTTTGCTGAACTCCCTGTGTCGGATATCCAACAGGAACTGGAAGAACTGTGTATTGGACTGAGCCGGTTTTCATTCGAAGAGCTACGCCGCGCGGCGGAGAATCTGTTGCCGATGATCGAAGCAAAGCTGGAGGCGCAACGGCTCCGTGAGCTGGCTCCTGCGACGCTGAAGCTGAAGGCTGGGCGCCAGGTGAAAGTGCATTACGAAACGGGCAAACCTCCATGGATTGAGTCGCGTATGCAGGACTTCTTCGGCATGGATGATGGTCCACGCGTTGGCCCGGAACGGACGCCGGTGGTAATGCATCTGCTGGGGCCTAATCAGCGCGCGGTGCAGACGACGGCCGATCTTCGCGGGTTCTGGCAGCGGCTCTATCCTGAAGTGCGCCGCGAACTTATGCGACGTTATCCGCGGCATAAATGGCCGGAAAATCCTCTTTCTGCGGAAGCCGTCGAAGAGGCAAAACATCAGCCTGGTCGGCGCTCCTGACAGTTTCGAAGCTTCGCTTTGCCTGATGCGTCTAATCTGTATGGAGTGGTGCGGCGAGTGACCTGACGCCGTGCCGGAGAGAGTTCTGACGATGTACGTGAATAGAACCAACGGATATCCCACCGTAATCGACGTTCCGCGCGAAGGCACCGCACCGCTGTTGGCGAAGGTGTTGGGGATCACTGCGCTTGGATTTTTCATTACTGCCATCGGTGTGGCAACTGCGCCCTCATGGAGCATGCTGCCTGGCTTCATCGCGGTGCTTGCGCTTGTCTTCGCCATCAACGGCGTGAAACGTCAGAGCCCCAGTTTGGCTTTGGGGCTGTTTCTTGGTCTGGCGTTCTTCATGGGCTGGGAGATTGCGCCCATCATCCACATGTATGTGCGTATGATCGGGCCATACGTTGTCTTCCAGGCGGCCATGACCACGGGCCTGGGCATGACAGCGCTCGCATGTGTTTCGTACCTGTTCAGCATTGATTACCGCAGGCTCAGCGGCATTGCCGGTGCGGGACTGCTGGTGTTGATACTGGTTGGAGTGGCCAGCATGTTCTTCCACTTCCTGTCGCCCACGACTTACTCGTGGATGGCGTTGGCGATCTTCACGGCACTGACGGTGGCGGACTTTGCACGTATCCGCGCGGGTGGCGATGGGCTGACCGCGACACAGCTCGCGGTTGGTATTTATCTGGATGCCATTAATATCTTCCTGATCCTGCTGCAGCTTTTCGGTAGCGGTGGACGTCGCCGCGACTAGAGAAAGTAATAATTGCCAAAAGACCGGAGCATTTGCTCCGGTCTTTTCTATTGGCCTTCCATCAGGAGCAGGATGGCGCTGCTAAAGTTCACGACAATGAAATTATGACTTTGGTTTAATACTTCCCATGTCCACATCGCGTCGTGATTTTTTGAAGTTTGCTGCTCTGATTTCCGGAGCCACAGGTATATCGGGCTTTGTTCCCGAATCCATTCAGCGAGCATTTGCCATTGAGCCGGCGCCCGGCAGCACCTTTGCCGATGCGGAACACATCGTCATTCTGATGCAGGAGAACCGTTCGTTCGATCACTCGCTCGGAAGTTTGCAGGGCGTGCGCGGATTCAACGATCCACGTGCCATGCGTCAACCCAACGGCAATTCGGTTTTTGCGCAGACGTCGAAGGCCACAGGCAAATCGTTTGCTCCGTGGCGGCTTGATTTGAAAGACACGCGCATTACATGGATGGGTTCCGTCCCGCATTCACGCAACTCGCAGGTGGATGCATGGAACGACGGCCACTATGACAACTGGCTCGATGCGAAGAAGTCTGGCAACAAGGATTACCAGCAGATACCCATCACCATGGGGCATTACACGCGTGAGGATCTTCCGTTTTATTACGCGTTGGCCGATGCATTCACCGTGTGCGATCAAAGCTATTGCGCGGTGATGAGTTCTACCACTCCGAACCGCTCCATGTTCTGGACCGGCACTGTGCGCGATAAGAAGTCAGCCGATTCGCGTGTGTATATGCGCAACGATCAGCTGTTTCGCGATCCGTTGGGATGGAAGACGTATCCGGAGCGACTGACAGAAGCGGGCATTTCATGGCACTTCTATCAGAATGATCTTTCCATGACGAGCGGTCTCACGCCGGAGGAGCGTTCCTGGTTATCGAACTACGGTTGCAACGTGCTGGAGTGTTTTGCGGCTTATAACGTACATGCCTATCGCTATGCTCCTGAATTGTTAAAGACACAGCTGGAGTCGGCGCAAAAGCAGGTGGCGCGTTTGGAAGAACAGCTTTCAGAGTTGTCCAACCCTGAGATGGGTGACGAGCTGCATGCGCAGCTTGGTCTGGCCCAGGGACACGTTGCCCACTTGCAGAAGGCAGTGGCCAATGCAGGCGAGGCGCGCTATAAGCAGCTCTCCGCAAAAGAACGTGCATTGCACGATGCTGCTTTTATGACCAACACAGGCGATTCGAACTATCGTTCGCTGGAGGCTCTCCGATTCAATAGCGATGGCCGCGAAGATACCATCAACGTTCCCAAGGGCGATATCCTTCATCAGTTCCGCGCTGATGTGGAAGCAGGTAAGCTGCCCACGGTGTCATGGCTAGCAGGGCCCGAGCATTTCTCCGATCATCCTTCGTCGCCCTGGTATGGGGCGTGGTGGGTGTCGGAGATCATGGACATTCTCACCAAGAACCCTGAAGTTTGGAAGAAGACCATCTTCATCCTCACGTATGACGAGAACGATGGTTACTTCGACCACTCGCCGTCCTATGTCGCGCCCGATCCTAAGAGGCCCGAGACAGGTGCTGCATCCGCAGGGATTGATGTTGCACTGGAGTACACCTATAAGGCTGACGAGATTGCACAAGGTGTTCCCAGCCACGAAGCGCGTAGTGGGCCCATCGGCATGGGCTTCCGTATTCCCACGATCATTGCCTCGCCATGGACCCGCGGTGGATGGGTGAATTCGCAGCTTTGCGATCACACGTCAACGCTGCAGTTCCTGGAGAAATTCGTTCAGGCAAAGTTCGGAAAGAATGTACGCGAAGACAACATCAGCGATTGGCGTCGTACTGTAGCGGGCGATCTTACTTCTTGCTTCCGACCCCACCGGGAAGACGAAGCCGGATTGAATTTTCTGCAGCGCGATCAGTTCATTGAATTGATTGTTAATGCGCGCAATAAGGCGCTGCCCACGGGATACAAGGAGCTCTCCGCGGAAGAGATAAGTGCGATCAATACGCGTCCAAGCAAAGCATCTGCAACATCACATCAAGAGCACGGAACCCGGCCGTCCTGCGCGTTGCCTTATGAGCTTTACGCGCATGGCATGGTATCTGCGGATGGCAAGCACTTCGAACTGCAATTGACTGCGGCCAAAGAGGTCTTCAAGGATCGTGCAGCCGGTGCTCCGTTTAATGTGTATCTTCGCAATCTCACTGCTAAGCCGGGAATGCGTGCGGCGACCTATACCGTGAGAGCAGGCGATACATTAAAGCCGACGTTTGCACTCGATGAGTTTCGCGATGGCCAGTATGAAATTGAAGTATTGGCAGCAAACGGATTTTATCGGCGCTTTACCGGCGATCTCCACGCGACAACGCCGCAGGTCGTGGCCAAACTGCAGATGCGCAACGGCAATCCGACAGGTACGCTGGAACTGCATATCCGTAATGGTTCCTCAACTTCTCAACAATTTGAGATCAAGGACAACAGCTACGGCGCAGCGGCCATACAGAAGTCAGTTGCTGCGGGAGCAACGCAGGTGATTAGCATTCCGCTTGAGAAGAGCTTCCACTGGTATGACCTTACTGTTCAGAGCACCGGCAGCAAGGCCTTCGCGCAGTTCGCAGGACGCGTGGAAACAGGCGCGCCCACTAAGACTGATCCTCTTATGGCTTGATCTTGTAAATATGGATTGAAAGGCGCAGTGTCCTCGGGATACTGCGCCTTTTGTTTGTTCGCGAAGAAGAGCGCCTATTCTGTCCGCAACGTGCGTAGCGGGTCCACACTTGCTGCACGTCCTGCAGGCACAATGCTGGCCAACAAAGCTACCAGAACGACTCCTATCACTGCGAAGAGATAGCTCGTCACATCAAGCGCCGTCATTCCATAGAGCGAGCTTTCAAGACCGCGGCCGGCAATGGTCGCAAGCGGGATACCGATCGCTACTCCGCCCGCGCACAACAGAAGGCTGCCGCGCAGAACCATCCACACAACCTGACTGCGCTGCGCGCCGAGGGCGATCCGCACACCAATCTCCGCTCTGCGCCGGTTCATGCGATAGGCCAGCGTTCCATAGAGTCCCGTTGCAATCAGCACGACTGCCAGGACTCCAAAGCAACCCGCAAGCCGCGCGAAGAGGATTGGCCCTGAGATGGATTTTTCGAATACAGCAACTTGCGTCATTGGTTCCAGCAGGGGCATATCCGGATCCATCTGCGCGATCACTCTACGCACCTCCGGCAAGATCGCCATAGGATCACCGGGGACACGCATCTCGACATGGAGTTGGTTTGTAGCCCCGCCCTGTGTGAATACGGTCCACATCATCGGCCGCGTTTCTTCCGTGATGCTAGTGTATTTGTGATCCTTCACCAATCCCACAATCTGTTGCGAAGTCTTTCCGCGAGGGCTACTCAACACGTGTCCCACCGCATGCAACGAGCCCACGTACTTCTTCGCAAAGCTCTCATTCACGATTGCAACGCCCGGCGCACTTGCCGTATCGGCATCGGAGAAATCGCGGCCATCTAAAATCGTCACGCCCATCGTGCGGAAGTAATCGGCCGCTACTGTATTTTGTCGATACGTTACCTGCCCCGGCTGGAACCCATTGGCATTATGTCCATCCAGTAGTAGACCGCCCTGATTGCTGGACCATCCCGAGCCCGGTCGATTCCCAGCCATGGATACGCTCTCCACACCAGGAATCGCGCGCAGCCTTTGCTGCAACGTTGTAAAGAACGCAATGCCCTCTTCCTTGGTATGAGCTTGTTGCGCACGAATGCCGAATACCACGAGACCTTCCGGCTTCTGCCCCATGGGCGTATTTAGTAGGTTTCGTAGCGTCTTCAGCAACAGGCCCGCACCTACCAACAACACCACGCACATGGCAATCTGCGTCATGATCACCGCATTGCCTGCGCGGGTCTTCTGTGAACTGGTTTGCGACGATGTAGCGGAACTGCGTAGCGAACTCTGCGAAGCGTTCGACATAGCTGCACGCAGTGGCGCCAACCCGAACACAATCGCAAGCAGAACCAGCACGCCCAGCGTCAGGCCGAGCACCTTAAGGTCTGGCTGCAGATTTGATTCAATATGCGCCCATGTTCCTAACGCACGTGTCGCTCCCAACGCAAAAAACCATGCCACACCGCCGCCCAACGCCACTAACAACATGCTTTCCGTCAGGAGTTGCCGTGCAATCTCTCTGCGTCCGGCACCAAGCGCAAAACGCACACCGAACTCGCGCTGCCGGTTCGCATTGCGCGCCATAAGCAACATCACTACATTGCTCATGGCGATGAGCAGTACCATTCCCACCATCGCCATGAGCACTTTCAGTGCCCTTGCAAAGAATCCGTTGTCACCATCGAACTGTTTGGCTTCGGGCAGCGAAAGTTTATATGTCGGTGCTCCACTCTTTTTTTCGGGCAGACCGATATAAGCGGCCCGCTCGAAGAGTGTCTGCATCTGTGCAAGCGCCTGTTCGCGGCTCACTCCTGGCGCTGTGCGCACCATCAAGCGCATCGTCCACAGGCGCGGTTCTGTCAGATACATTCCGTTTTCTGCAGAGGAGCCCCACGCGTTAAACTCTGGTCTGCTTTGTAGCGGAATCCAGAAATCGAGTGGCAGTGCGCCTTCCGTTCCTTCAAATCCCTTCTTCGCAACACCCACAATCGTGAATGGAATTGACTTGATATAAAGCGTCTTTCCGACTACGTCCGCGCTGCGTTGATAGTGCGAAGCCCAGAAACTTTCACTGATCACCGTTACCTGCGTGTGATCCGTTTCGTCCTTCGCAACAAAGCCCCGGCCCAACTCTGTTCCCACTCCCAGGCCATGGAAGTAGTTGCCGCTCACCATGTCTCCCGCAGCCTCTTCCGGAACTGTACCCACGCGGATAGGAGCCTTGCCGCTATTGGACATCGGGATAAATGTCATCACATCCTGCAAACCATTCAGTCCGTGCAACGCCTGATAGAACGCGTAAGAGAATGAGGTTGCTGAATCGCCCGTCTGCCAGGCTCCATCGGGAAAGTCTGTCGTGTGAACGTAGAAGACTTGCGAAGCATCCCGCACCGGCAGCATCTTCTCCAGCACCGCATGCATCACGC is a genomic window containing:
- the hrpB gene encoding ATP-dependent helicase HrpB — translated: MCAALPPRIMHLPVDDLLPEIAAAILSSRALVLQAEPGAGKTTRVPPALLDIVQGDVIVLEPRRLPARMAARRVAYEMGEEVGGTVGYQVRFDEKVSSKTRLRFVTEGIFLRRLIADPALTGVGAVVLDEFHERHLDGDLALALLRRVQQTSRPDLKIVVMSATLDAAPVAEFFGGCPVMDAPGRMFPLTIAYMPQAAEPLHIQVRTAVQRLMHEGHRGHALVFLPGAAEIRRAMRECEGVAQSYGLLMLPLHGDLSPAEQDRAVGPSTQQKLILSTNVAESSVTVEGVTAVIDSGLARIASHSPWMGLPTLEIKRVSKASAKQRAGRAGRTAPGQVLRLYSEMDFSQRAEHDVPEILRSELSELALSLRAMKPALRAEEVAWLTPPEAAALSQAEMLLNQLGAQNEMARQLARYPLPVRLARMMVAAQGRGAAAEAATAAALLSVGGNVERNDLLAAMDAQVAQPDPKVQQTEQQLRRIAGVAAGARHSSSDEPLLLSVLQGFPDRVARKRNGKEMLLGSGGSAEVQGDALPYEFAVVMDAEDRSDRPLPLVRMASRIEPDWLIDLFPERVKEEETLTWNRNAERVEAVTSLRYDGLLLQEWRDARPDSERAAKLLAAQAVAAGAGRFLDAEAIENLQARASFAELPVSDIQQELEELCIGLSRFSFEELRRAAENLLPMIEAKLEAQRLRELAPATLKLKAGRQVKVHYETGKPPWIESRMQDFFGMDDGPRVGPERTPVVMHLLGPNQRAVQTTADLRGFWQRLYPEVRRELMRRYPRHKWPENPLSAEAVEEAKHQPGRRS
- a CDS encoding phosphocholine-specific phospholipase C — translated: MSTSRRDFLKFAALISGATGISGFVPESIQRAFAIEPAPGSTFADAEHIVILMQENRSFDHSLGSLQGVRGFNDPRAMRQPNGNSVFAQTSKATGKSFAPWRLDLKDTRITWMGSVPHSRNSQVDAWNDGHYDNWLDAKKSGNKDYQQIPITMGHYTREDLPFYYALADAFTVCDQSYCAVMSSTTPNRSMFWTGTVRDKKSADSRVYMRNDQLFRDPLGWKTYPERLTEAGISWHFYQNDLSMTSGLTPEERSWLSNYGCNVLECFAAYNVHAYRYAPELLKTQLESAQKQVARLEEQLSELSNPEMGDELHAQLGLAQGHVAHLQKAVANAGEARYKQLSAKERALHDAAFMTNTGDSNYRSLEALRFNSDGREDTINVPKGDILHQFRADVEAGKLPTVSWLAGPEHFSDHPSSPWYGAWWVSEIMDILTKNPEVWKKTIFILTYDENDGYFDHSPSYVAPDPKRPETGAASAGIDVALEYTYKADEIAQGVPSHEARSGPIGMGFRIPTIIASPWTRGGWVNSQLCDHTSTLQFLEKFVQAKFGKNVREDNISDWRRTVAGDLTSCFRPHREDEAGLNFLQRDQFIELIVNARNKALPTGYKELSAEEISAINTRPSKASATSHQEHGTRPSCALPYELYAHGMVSADGKHFELQLTAAKEVFKDRAAGAPFNVYLRNLTAKPGMRAATYTVRAGDTLKPTFALDEFRDGQYEIEVLAANGFYRRFTGDLHATTPQVVAKLQMRNGNPTGTLELHIRNGSSTSQQFEIKDNSYGAAAIQKSVAAGATQVISIPLEKSFHWYDLTVQSTGSKAFAQFAGRVETGAPTKTDPLMA
- a CDS encoding Bax inhibitor-1 family protein, giving the protein MYVNRTNGYPTVIDVPREGTAPLLAKVLGITALGFFITAIGVATAPSWSMLPGFIAVLALVFAINGVKRQSPSLALGLFLGLAFFMGWEIAPIIHMYVRMIGPYVVFQAAMTTGLGMTALACVSYLFSIDYRRLSGIAGAGLLVLILVGVASMFFHFLSPTTYSWMALAIFTALTVADFARIRAGGDGLTATQLAVGIYLDAINIFLILLQLFGSGGRRRD
- a CDS encoding ABC transporter permease translates to MSDRALTFLAKLKALFTRVHEDSLFDEEMMTHLEMLAEKFEREGMSAKDARRAARRQFGNTVLLQQQQRESRTTMFFANVSRDLRYGIRQLIKTPVFTIVCVLTLALGVGANTAVFSVMHAVLEKMLPVRDASQVFYVHTTDFPDGAWQTGDSATSFSYAFYQALHGLNGLQDVMTFIPMSNSGKAPIRVGTVPEEAAGDMVSGNYFHGLGVGTELGRGFVAKDETDHTQVTVISESFWASHYQRSADVVGKTLYIKSIPFTIVGVAKKGFEGTEGALPLDFWIPLQSRPEFNAWGSSAENGMYLTEPRLWTMRLMVRTAPGVSREQALAQMQTLFERAAYIGLPEKKSGAPTYKLSLPEAKQFDGDNGFFARALKVLMAMVGMVLLIAMSNVVMLLMARNANRQREFGVRFALGAGRREIARQLLTESMLLVALGGGVAWFFALGATRALGTWAHIESNLQPDLKVLGLTLGVLVLLAIVFGLAPLRAAMSNASQSSLRSSATSSQTSSQKTRAGNAVIMTQIAMCVVLLVGAGLLLKTLRNLLNTPMGQKPEGLVVFGIRAQQAHTKEEGIAFFTTLQQRLRAIPGVESVSMAGNRPGSGWSSNQGGLLLDGHNANGFQPGQVTYRQNTVAADYFRTMGVTILDGRDFSDADTASAPGVAIVNESFAKKYVGSLHAVGHVLSSPRGKTSQQIVGLVKDHKYTSITEETRPMMWTVFTQGGATNQLHVEMRVPGDPMAILPEVRRVIAQMDPDMPLLEPMTQVAVFEKSISGPILFARLAGCFGVLAVVLIATGLYGTLAYRMNRRRAEIGVRIALGAQRSQVVWMVLRGSLLLCAGGVAIGIPLATIAGRGLESSLYGMTALDVTSYLFAVIGVVLVALLASIVPAGRAASVDPLRTLRTE